The following DNA comes from Thermovenabulum gondwanense.
TACAAGCTGCGGTGTAGCAGCGAAGGTGGAAGGGATACCTGAAAGCGAAATATGCGATTTTATTGAAAAAAATGGCCTGGAATACGATGCAGTTTACGTATACGATGCACCAAAACAAAAACCAAGGCTTATAAAAGCTATTGAGTGAAAAAGGGCTGCTTTACGGCAGCCCTTTTATGGTGCATTCATTGACATAAAAGTAATTATGGCATGGAATCAAATTTATTTAAATAAGGCAAAATAACTTTTAACAATTTCTTTATCATCTCCAATTCTTTTTTCGAACATCTTTTAAGAAGCTCAACAATTTCTTCCAGACAGTCAGCCTTTTGTTTTTGTTT
Coding sequences within:
- a CDS encoding DUF3343 domain-containing protein is translated as MTEKYPFFMITFPSVHHALKFESKLKGMEINFQLVPVPREISTSCGVAAKVEGIPESEICDFIEKNGLEYDAVYVYDAPKQKPRLIKAIE